In Aegilops tauschii subsp. strangulata cultivar AL8/78 chromosome 3, Aet v6.0, whole genome shotgun sequence, one genomic interval encodes:
- the LOC120976183 gene encoding uncharacterized protein: MRKSTHTSGTKSFPRKREEMKDADPEKKYPHRAHLFMHTHKPKTCKNKIINAHVEELKDIMDKNPELADNSGGKTAWKGDALNKVLGDDKPGHVHGLGLVPNPKKLFDVSTSRVFQNTHFTSVEDTPNEDMLAFRVEMEKLYQVNKNQDAKIMELEEKLRRMERQPNQEISDPMATIGLEPSVDGHNSNRKRVLAPPVDGLQLVKKRSNNLQNKPSGSNNADLQPSNKNSVSDKVCLLKYSLEPVIAEF, from the exons ATGAGGAAGTCTACACATACTAGTGGGACAAAAAGTTTCCCTCGTAAGAGGGAAGAAATG AAAGATGCAGATCCTGAAAAGAAGTACCCTCATAGGGCTCACTTGTTCATGCACACGCACAAGCCAAAAACTTGCAAGAACAAAATCATTAATGCTCATGTG GAAGAGTTGAAAGATATTATGGACAAGAACCCTGAATTAGCAGATAACAGCGGTGGAAAGACTGCATGGAAAGGAGATGCGTTGAACAAAGTATTAGGGGATGACAAGCCTGGCCATGTACATGGTTTGGGACTAGTTCCAAACCCAAAAAAACTTTTTGATGTTTCCACTTCACGTGTATTCCAGAATACACATTTTACTTCGGTGGAGGATACACCAAATGAAGATATGCTAGCTTTTAGAGTTGAAATGGAAAAACTATATCAAGTAAATAAAAATCAGGATGCTAAAATTATGGAACTAGAGGAGAAGCTGAGAAGAATGGAAAGACAACCAAATCAG GAAATTTCAGATCCCATGGCTACAATTGGGCTTGAACCTTCGGTTGATGGACACAACTCAAACAGAAAA AGAGTGCTTGCTCCTCCGGTTGATGGACTCCAACTTGTTAAAAAACGATCAAATAATTTACAGAACAAGCCAAGTGGATCAAACAATGCAGATTTGCAACCATCAAACAAGAATTCTGTTTCAGATAAGGTTTGTCTACTTAAATACTCTTTAGAACCTGTCATTGCTGAGTTTTAA